A genomic window from Elaeis guineensis isolate ETL-2024a chromosome 3, EG11, whole genome shotgun sequence includes:
- the LOC105033529 gene encoding AAA-ATPase ASD, mitochondrial, which translates to MSMAAENWAGLGSAIASLMFLWAVVRQYFPSHLDVYLSTYTSKLVGLVYPYIEITFAEYTGERLKRSEAYTAIEAYLGASSSDRAKRLKAETDRDGAQLVLSMDDYEEVTDDFQGVRVWWTSSKTALQARSISFYPAPDDRRFYRLTFHRRHRKIIHGTYLHHVMEKGKAIGVGNRQRKLYTNSSNYDWYEYKKRVWSHVPFEHPATFDTLAMEPDRKQDIIQDLLAFRESKEYYARIGKPWKRGYLLYGPPGTGKSSMIAAMANLLDYDVYDLELTAVKNNTALRKLLIETTSKSIIVLEDIDCSLDLSGKRKSEAPSERGSEEDKEKVMTGKDKEESKVTLSGLLNFIDGLWSACGGERLIVFTTNHVDKLDPALIRRGRMDKHIELSYCSFEGFEVLARNYLGVGEHPLFESIRGLMEEKQITPADVAENLMRKTVGRDAKENVEACLQSLVQALKECGSKNEVETAAATETQEAKVDEG; encoded by the coding sequence ATGAGCATGGCTGCTGAGAACTGGGCTGGGCTGGGATCAGCCATCGCCAGCCTCATGTTCCTGTGGGCTGTGGTTCGCCAGTACTTCCCCTCCCACCTTGACGTCTATCTCTCCACCTACACCTCCAAGCTGGTCGGCCTCGTCTACCCCTACATCGAGATCACATTCGCCGAGTACACCGGCGAAAGGCTCAAGCGCAGCGAGGCCTACACCGCCATCGAGGCCTACCTCGGCGCCTCCTCTTCCGATCGCGCCAAGCGCCTCAAGGCCGAGACAGACAGGGACGGCGCCCAGCTCGTCCTCAGCATGGACGACTACGAAGAGGTCACCGACGACTTCCAGGGCGTCAGAGTCTGGTGGACGTCGAGCAAGACCGCCCTCCAGGCTCGCTCCATCTCGTTCTACCCGGCCCCTGACGACCGCCGCTTCTACCGGCTCACCTTCCACCGCCGCCACCGCAAGATCATCCATGGCACCTACCTCCACCATGTCATGGAGAAAGGCAAGGCCATCGGCGTCGGCAATCGCCAGCGCAAGCTCTACACCAACAGCTCAAATTATGACTGGTATGAGTACAAGAAGCGGGTGTGGAGCCACGTCCCCTTCGAGCACCCGGCGACGTTCGACACCCTTGCCATGGAGCCCGACAGGAAGCAAGACATCATCCAAGACCTCCTGGCCTTCAGGGAGAGCAAGGAGTACTATGCCAGAATTGGCAAGCCATGGAAGCGTGGCTACCTTCTTTACGGCCCACCCGGTACCGGCAAGTCCTCTATGATCGCAGCCATGGCTAATCTACTTGACTACGATGTGTATGATTTGGAATTGACGGCGGTAAAGAACAATACTGCACTGCGGAAGCTGCTGATCGAGACGACGAGCAAGTCGATCATTGTGCTCGAAGACATCGACTGCTCGCTCGACTTGTCGGGAAAGAGGAAGAGCGAGGCACCGTCGGAAAGAGGAAGCGAGGAGGATAAGGAGAAGGTGATGACAGGGAAGGACAAGGAGGAGAGCAAGGTAACGCTGTCAGGGCTTCTCAacttcattgatggattgtggtcGGCATGCGGTGGCGAGCGGCTGATCGTCTTCACGACGAACCACGTCGACAAGCTGGACCCGGCGCTGATAAGGAGAGGGAGGATGGACAAGCACATCGAACTTTCTTATTGCAGCTTTGAAGGGTTCGAGGTGCTGGCGAGGAATTATCTTGGTGTCGGTGAGCATCCTCTGTTTGAGAGCATAAGAGGGCTAATGGAGGAGAAGCAGATCACGCCGGCGGACGTGGCGGAGAATTTGATGCGCAAGACTGTGGGTAGAGATGCTAAGGAGAACGTTGAGGCCTGTCTTCAGAGCTTGGTCCAGGCTCTAAAAGAGTGCGGGTCCAAGAACGAGGTGGAGACGGCAGCAGCAACGGAGACCCAGGAAGCCAAAGTAGACGAGGGTTAA